Part of the Thauera sedimentorum genome, CCGAGCACCGCAATCGCGGCCAAGGCCGCTCCTACAGGGGGTGCGGTGCGTCGGAGGGTACGGGACATCGTCCGATGCGCGCCGGGCACTACAAGTGCTTCGGGGCGATCAACGTGCCTCGCGGCACGCCACTAATGTGCCCGGGCGCTCAGCTCACGGCCGCGCCGCTTGACCGCATACATGCGCTGGTCGGCGACGTCCAGGAGGCGGTCGGGGTCGGTTCCGTCCACCGGACAGATGGCGCCGCCGATGCTGGCTTGCAGGTCGTATACCCGGCCCTCGAAGGAGAAGGGCGCATCCAGGCGCTTGCGGAAGCTTTGCAGCGGCCCGTCGAGGTCGCCCCTGGCATCCACCGGAGCGAGCACCACGGCGAACTCGTCGCCGCCGAGGCGCGCCACGGTGTCGGAGGGTCGGGCGCCGGCCTTGAGGCGGCGCGCGAATTCCTTCAACACCTCGTCGCCGATGCGGTGGCCGTAGTGGTCGTTGATCGGCTTCAGGCCGTCCATGTCGATCATCAGCACCATCAGTTCACGGCCATCGCTGCCGCGGCGGGCGATGGCGTTGCGCAGGCGGTCCATGAACAGCGCGCGATTGGCCAGCCCGGTCAGGCCGTCGTGCGTGGCCAGATGAAAGAGCGCGTCGCTGTCGTACTTGGTGGCAAAGAACATCGCCGCGGCGACGACTTCCGAGAGCAGCGCCAGCAGCTTTGCGTCCGCCTCGGTGAAGCGCCCCGGCTGGCGTGACATGAGCTTCAGCACGCCCACGGTCTGTCCGCGATGGCGCAGCGGCATGACGATCATGGAACGCAGACCGACCCTGCGGCAGGCCTCGCGGTCGACGCGCTCGTCCGTTTCGACATCGGCACAGATCAGCGGCTGGCCGGCGCTCACGCAGGCGCCCGACAGGCTGGATGCGCGCTTGAGCCGCAGACCCAGTTGCGGGGCGGCGATGCCGGCCGCGGCGCGGTAGACCATCTCCCCGTCCTCGGCCAGTTCGATGGCGGCACCATCCGCGTCCAGCAGCGGCACGCAGCGCTCCACCACCAGCGTCATCACCCCGCCGAGGTCCAGCCCGAGCTTGGCGATCTCGGCCTGGATGCCGATCACCGCCAGCAATTGCTCGCGCGCGGGCACATCGCCGGCCGCCATCGCGGACGACGCCTCATTCTCCGGCGCTTGTCCGCATGTCAGCTCCGCGCCGACAATAGGCTCATCGTTCATGTTTCGCCTCCCCATCTCCGGTACGCCTCGCCCGATCGTCGCGCCGGGCTGGTCCGGTCCCGATGGTCCCCGGACAAGCGCACACTTCCACTTTCGTATTATGGCTGGCTCTACCGACATCCGCTTCCCTTCCATCGACGGCCTGCGCGCCTTCGAGGCCGCCGCGCGCCTGGGCAGCTTCGAACGCGCCGCTGACGAACTGCATATCACCGCCAGCGCGGTGAGCAAGCGCGTGGCGACGGTGGAGGAGCTGCTCGGCGCCAGCCTGCTCGCCCGCGGCGGCAAGGCGCTGGCGCTGACCGCCCTGGGCAAGGAATACCTGGAGCAGGTGCGCGCCGCGCTGGGTCTCCTGGCCGCGGTGCCGCTGCACCGGCGGGCGGCGCAGCGCGTGGAGCGCCTGCGGGTGTGCGCACCGCCGACCTTCGCACGCCAGGTGCTGGTGCCGGCGCTGGCCT contains:
- a CDS encoding sensor domain-containing diguanylate cyclase — encoded protein: MAAGDVPAREQLLAVIGIQAEIAKLGLDLGGVMTLVVERCVPLLDADGAAIELAEDGEMVYRAAAGIAAPQLGLRLKRASSLSGACVSAGQPLICADVETDERVDREACRRVGLRSMIVMPLRHRGQTVGVLKLMSRQPGRFTEADAKLLALLSEVVAAAMFFATKYDSDALFHLATHDGLTGLANRALFMDRLRNAIARRGSDGRELMVLMIDMDGLKPINDHYGHRIGDEVLKEFARRLKAGARPSDTVARLGGDEFAVVLAPVDARGDLDGPLQSFRKRLDAPFSFEGRVYDLQASIGGAICPVDGTDPDRLLDVADQRMYAVKRRGRELSARAH